A genomic window from Acidimicrobiia bacterium includes:
- a CDS encoding glycosyltransferase family 4 protein → MRVAVVCPYDLGRPGGVQDQAIKLVAWLEEAGHHAWLVGPGVEGPNDARLVGRTLPVRANGSIAPIAIDPRVVAAVREAVAGADVVHVHEPFMPVVGLAAVRASGRVVGTFHADPSRLVRRALRLSGRALRATAGRIDVATAVSDLAAEAVASLIAAEIIPNAIDVAAYRSGRVERHAARVVFLGRDEPRKGLGVLLEAWPIVRSTVPDAELVVAGASGNDAEGVQFLGRIGEDEKREVLRSAAVMALPNLGGESFGITVAEGMAAGCAVVASGLRAFVAVARDGAQFVPPGDAGALGRAIARLLTDDAAAAALRARAASTVAAYDRPVVLFRYLDAYQRARSA, encoded by the coding sequence ATGAGGGTCGCCGTGGTGTGCCCGTACGACCTCGGGAGGCCGGGGGGCGTCCAGGACCAAGCGATCAAGCTCGTGGCGTGGCTCGAGGAAGCGGGCCACCATGCGTGGCTCGTCGGACCCGGCGTCGAGGGCCCCAACGATGCGCGGCTCGTGGGGAGGACGCTGCCGGTGCGCGCCAACGGATCCATCGCCCCCATCGCCATCGACCCGAGGGTCGTCGCCGCCGTGCGGGAGGCGGTCGCCGGCGCCGACGTCGTCCACGTGCACGAGCCGTTCATGCCGGTCGTCGGCCTGGCGGCGGTCCGAGCATCCGGCCGCGTCGTGGGCACGTTCCACGCCGACCCGTCCCGCCTCGTGAGGCGGGCGCTCAGACTGTCGGGCAGGGCACTGCGAGCGACCGCCGGGCGCATCGACGTCGCCACGGCCGTGAGTGACCTGGCCGCGGAGGCCGTGGCGTCGCTCATCGCCGCCGAGATCATCCCGAACGCCATCGACGTCGCGGCGTATCGCTCAGGACGCGTCGAGCGGCACGCCGCCAGGGTGGTGTTCCTCGGGAGGGACGAGCCGCGCAAGGGCCTGGGGGTCCTGCTCGAGGCGTGGCCGATCGTGCGAAGCACGGTCCCCGATGCGGAGCTCGTCGTGGCAGGCGCGTCGGGGAACGACGCGGAGGGCGTGCAGTTCCTCGGCAGGATCGGCGAGGACGAGAAGCGGGAGGTGCTCCGGTCGGCTGCCGTGATGGCGCTGCCGAACCTCGGAGGAGAGAGCTTCGGCATCACCGTCGCCGAAGGAATGGCCGCCGGCTGCGCCGTCGTCGCCTCCGGGCTGCGCGCCTTCGTGGCCGTCGCCCGCGACGGCGCCCAGTTCGTCCCTCCCGGCGATGCCGGGGCGCTCGGCCGGGCGATCGCCCGGCTGCTCACCGACGATGCCGCTGCGGCGGCATTGCGTGCCAGGGCGGCATCCACGGTCGCCGCCTACGACCGGCCGGTCGTGCTCTTCCGCTACCTCGATGCGTACCAGCGAGCGAGGTCGGCCTGA
- a CDS encoding phosphatidylinositol mannoside acyltransferase, producing MSDLPGYLAYRAIAGVFSRLPEPAMRRSGEALGRLLWHLAPKRRALVQRHLRRVVGESADVVALSRRMFASYGRYWAELFWITPRRKAEFVEHADVEGVEHATAARDAGRGVIFALPHIGNWEAAGAKAEAIGFPVLAAAEALSNQRIVDWFVECRRAVGIDVVVASTGAKVTAALMRRLGDGGTVALVADRDVTGRGVEVEFFGEKTTMPAGPVALAERTGAALFPVGSYFKEGKGHDFVIHEPIVIPDAPTREERIAGGVKAFASALEGIIRVAPEQWHLFVPNWPSDEEPG from the coding sequence GTGAGCGATCTTCCCGGCTACCTGGCGTACCGTGCGATCGCCGGCGTGTTCAGCAGGCTGCCGGAGCCCGCCATGCGCAGGAGCGGCGAGGCCCTCGGACGGCTGCTGTGGCATCTCGCCCCGAAACGGAGAGCGCTCGTGCAACGCCACCTGAGGCGCGTCGTCGGCGAGTCGGCGGACGTCGTCGCGCTGTCGAGGCGCATGTTCGCCAGCTACGGGAGGTATTGGGCCGAGCTGTTCTGGATCACTCCTCGGCGCAAGGCGGAGTTCGTCGAGCACGCCGACGTCGAGGGCGTCGAGCACGCCACGGCCGCCAGAGACGCCGGCCGCGGCGTCATCTTCGCCTTGCCGCACATCGGCAACTGGGAGGCGGCAGGGGCCAAGGCAGAGGCGATCGGCTTCCCGGTCCTCGCCGCCGCCGAAGCTCTCTCGAACCAGCGGATCGTCGACTGGTTCGTGGAGTGCAGGAGGGCCGTCGGCATCGACGTCGTGGTGGCATCGACCGGCGCCAAGGTCACCGCAGCCCTCATGCGGCGCCTCGGTGACGGAGGGACGGTGGCTCTCGTCGCCGATCGCGACGTGACGGGTAGAGGGGTCGAGGTCGAGTTCTTCGGCGAGAAGACCACCATGCCGGCCGGGCCGGTGGCGCTCGCCGAGCGGACCGGTGCGGCGCTGTTTCCCGTCGGGTCGTACTTCAAGGAGGGCAAGGGCCACGATTTCGTGATCCACGAGCCGATCGTGATACCGGACGCCCCGACCCGAGAGGAGCGGATCGCCGGCGGTGTCAAGGCGTTCGCCTCAGCGCTCGAGGGCATCATCCGGGTCGCCCCGGAGCAGTGGCATCTCTTCGTGCCGAACTGGCCGAGCGACGAGGAGCCTGGATGA
- a CDS encoding CDP-alcohol phosphatidyltransferase family protein codes for MLDLRGRSRLAPILDPVASWLARAKLTPTMVTFAGLIVAVSGAVLIAAGRFFSGAIVAGVGTLLDALDGPLARLQGTASIRGAFVDTMSDRFGETAIWTGLAFSQRTDETALMLTMFALAFSLLTPYVRAKAESWGAEGRGGWMGRAERMILALVGIGLFGLDVPVLLPMLWIFAVLSAFTVAQRVIHTWQQLSS; via the coding sequence GTGCTCGACCTGAGGGGCCGCAGCCGGCTCGCACCGATACTCGATCCCGTCGCTTCCTGGCTGGCAAGGGCCAAGCTCACCCCGACCATGGTGACGTTCGCCGGCCTCATCGTGGCCGTCTCGGGGGCGGTCCTCATCGCGGCCGGGCGGTTCTTCTCAGGGGCGATCGTGGCCGGCGTCGGGACTCTGCTCGACGCCCTCGACGGCCCGCTGGCCAGGCTCCAAGGGACGGCATCGATCCGGGGGGCGTTCGTGGACACGATGTCCGACCGCTTCGGCGAGACCGCCATCTGGACCGGCCTGGCGTTCTCGCAGCGAACGGACGAGACGGCGCTCATGCTCACCATGTTCGCCTTGGCCTTCTCGCTCCTCACCCCGTACGTTCGCGCCAAAGCTGAGAGCTGGGGCGCCGAAGGCCGGGGCGGTTGGATGGGCCGGGCGGAGCGCATGATCCTGGCTCTTGTCGGCATCGGGCTCTTCGGCCTCGATGTGCCCGTGCTCCTGCCGATGCTGTGGATCTTCGCGGTGCTCTCTGCGTTCACCGTCGCCCAACGGGTCATCCACACCTGGCAGCAGCTCTCGTCGTGA
- a CDS encoding citrate synthase: MDQAKVTLQLPDGEHDLPVVEASVGSDAIDISRLRSDTGLITYDPGFANTAETLSSITYVDGDAGTLRHRGYEIEDLAVSCTFLEVAYLLLFGELPNRAQLDEWTRSIRSHTLLSEEMKRFFDAFPRSAHPMAILSSATNAISTFYESYHDPKNPDGVGESAKRLIAKMPTIAAWAYKKSIGQPYVYPRNDLTYVENFLHMMFALPVEDFKVDPVVAKALNVLLILHADHGQNCSTATVRFVGSSQANLFASVAAGMNALWGPLHGGANQAVVEMLEEIHLDPAATVESAITRAKDKDDPFRLMGFGHRVYKNYDPRAKILKKFADDVLATVGEDDPLLEIAKKLESTALEDEYFHERNLYPNVDFYSGLIFRALGFPMRMFTVLFAIGRLPGWIANWKEMSANPGNRIGRPRQVYTGPVQRDFVPIADR; this comes from the coding sequence ATGGATCAGGCAAAGGTCACGTTGCAGCTCCCTGACGGCGAACACGACCTCCCCGTCGTCGAGGCCTCCGTGGGCAGTGACGCCATCGACATCTCGCGGTTGCGCTCGGACACGGGCCTCATCACCTACGACCCGGGCTTCGCCAACACGGCGGAGACCCTCAGCTCGATCACGTACGTGGACGGCGACGCCGGGACGCTTCGGCACCGCGGCTACGAGATCGAAGACCTGGCGGTGAGCTGCACCTTCCTGGAGGTGGCGTATCTGCTCCTGTTCGGCGAGCTGCCGAACCGGGCGCAGCTCGACGAGTGGACGAGGAGCATCCGCAGCCACACGCTCCTCTCCGAGGAGATGAAGCGCTTCTTCGATGCTTTCCCGCGGAGCGCCCACCCGATGGCGATCCTGTCGTCGGCGACGAACGCCATCTCGACGTTCTACGAGTCGTACCACGACCCGAAGAATCCCGACGGCGTGGGTGAGAGCGCCAAGCGCCTCATCGCCAAGATGCCGACGATCGCAGCCTGGGCATACAAGAAGTCGATCGGCCAGCCGTACGTCTATCCGCGCAACGACCTGACGTACGTCGAGAACTTCCTCCACATGATGTTCGCCCTCCCCGTCGAAGACTTCAAGGTCGACCCGGTCGTCGCCAAGGCCCTCAACGTCCTGCTCATCCTGCACGCCGATCATGGCCAGAACTGCTCGACCGCGACGGTGCGGTTCGTAGGGTCGAGCCAGGCGAACCTGTTCGCCTCGGTCGCGGCGGGCATGAACGCCTTGTGGGGACCGCTCCATGGCGGCGCCAACCAAGCCGTCGTCGAGATGCTCGAAGAGATCCACCTCGACCCCGCCGCCACGGTCGAGAGCGCCATCACCCGGGCCAAGGACAAGGACGACCCGTTCCGCCTGATGGGCTTCGGTCACAGGGTCTACAAGAACTACGACCCGAGGGCGAAGATCCTCAAGAAGTTCGCCGACGACGTGCTCGCCACCGTCGGCGAAGACGACCCGCTCCTCGAGATCGCCAAGAAGCTCGAGTCGACAGCACTCGAGGACGAGTACTTCCACGAGCGGAACCTCTACCCGAACGTCGACTTCTACTCGGGTCTCATCTTTCGGGCGCTCGGCTTCCCGATGCGCATGTTCACGGTGCTCTTCGCCATCGGGAGACTCCCCGGCTGGATCGCCAACTGGAAGGAGATGAGCGCCAACCCGGGCAACCGCATCGGCCGTCCCCGCCAGGTGTACACCGGGCCTGTGCAGCGGGACTTCGTTCCGATCGCGGACAGGTAG
- a CDS encoding MMPL family transporter: MKTLVNGLATAVRKFPWIVIAVTLVLTAVLGGFAGQFQPEEDSNDSFAPDAPELAAVDRISELFGEDSSVGVMQVIVSAPDGADLFSTEGFATVRAVREAVESGPLAEHLVQDPQQPGIVSFLSPVEQAIAQGSPAPESDDELREAYLSAVAELPGEQAGLMTQLLSASSDPRAPTGDTGLVLLFHNAAARLEIEPFVDLSAEVAADIEAVEVPDGFSAQPFSFELLFADEDEFQTEILRLFATAALIILLVLALVFLVTPRRARNVWLIRIGIVAMVAATIVSILPTLATVLDSAFPDAWKDWNSNALLGSVALIVVATFIVWSVASNRLRRTVADTVVTFVTIVIAIQWMNGVGYLMFTDASPMTQILPILLIGLGVDYSIHVTTRYRDEVSRGASVDAAMSTAVRTVGVALVLATITTAVGFLTNVANDLPALREFGLLAAVGIVFSFLLMLTFVPAVRQLLDRRAERGDRLDRASLVGGESKTLPRVIGSTSGLATRLAVPTLVVALVLGVIGSYGVTQLETRFSFIDFIPTTSPLRQTFEALLIDFGGGFGESTQVLVEGDVATVDAWNAMVVANGNLLDTPNVVTFGGQPDASSPLAAIAPLAADGSPTFDQGVGAALEAAGAGEDLTVGDGADVAAIYDAAYTAAPDGMAAVLNRSGDSYDGLLFDVTTQAGEAGAGQLRDDVLADFAPMSGEGLSVVATSDEIIGDVVVTTLRDSQVSSLLLTLLAALVLLVANFWYEARRPMLGVITTLPVVLVVVLSFTLMVLFGIPFGPVTATIAALAIGIGIPYMIHITHRYLEERVRFESSADAIKSTLTHTGGALAGSAVTTIAGFGILVTSTTIPFRQFGFVTAYTILLALLAAVLVLPAMLFTWDRWHEKKGSRSFDEVAYREAMEPQREAS; this comes from the coding sequence TTGAAGACGCTCGTCAACGGACTGGCCACGGCAGTGAGGAAGTTCCCCTGGATCGTCATCGCGGTGACGCTCGTGCTCACCGCCGTTCTCGGAGGCTTTGCAGGCCAGTTCCAGCCCGAAGAGGACTCGAACGACTCGTTCGCCCCCGATGCGCCGGAGTTGGCGGCCGTCGACCGGATCTCCGAGCTCTTCGGAGAGGATTCGTCGGTCGGGGTGATGCAGGTGATCGTCAGCGCACCCGACGGCGCCGACCTGTTCTCCACGGAGGGGTTCGCAACCGTTCGAGCGGTCCGAGAGGCAGTCGAATCCGGGCCGCTCGCCGAACACCTCGTGCAGGATCCGCAGCAGCCGGGAATCGTCAGCTTCCTCTCACCGGTCGAGCAGGCGATCGCCCAGGGGTCCCCGGCTCCGGAAAGCGATGACGAGTTGCGTGAGGCGTATCTGTCGGCAGTCGCAGAGCTGCCGGGTGAGCAGGCAGGGCTGATGACGCAGCTGCTCTCGGCATCCTCCGACCCCAGGGCGCCGACCGGCGACACGGGTCTCGTCCTCCTCTTCCACAACGCGGCAGCTCGCCTCGAGATCGAGCCGTTCGTGGACCTGTCGGCCGAGGTCGCCGCAGACATAGAGGCGGTGGAGGTCCCCGACGGCTTCTCCGCCCAGCCGTTCTCGTTCGAGTTGCTGTTCGCCGACGAGGACGAGTTCCAGACGGAGATCCTTCGGCTCTTCGCGACCGCCGCCCTCATCATCCTCCTCGTCCTCGCCCTCGTCTTCCTCGTGACGCCACGGCGGGCCCGCAACGTGTGGCTCATCAGGATCGGAATCGTCGCCATGGTGGCCGCCACCATCGTCTCGATCCTGCCGACGCTGGCGACGGTGCTCGACAGCGCATTCCCGGACGCATGGAAGGACTGGAACTCGAACGCCCTGCTCGGCTCCGTGGCGCTCATCGTCGTCGCCACGTTCATCGTGTGGTCGGTCGCCTCGAACCGCCTCCGTAGAACGGTCGCCGACACGGTGGTGACGTTCGTGACGATCGTGATCGCCATCCAGTGGATGAACGGCGTCGGTTATCTGATGTTCACGGACGCCAGCCCGATGACCCAGATCCTGCCGATCCTGCTCATCGGTCTCGGCGTCGACTACTCGATCCACGTCACGACCCGGTACCGGGACGAGGTATCGAGAGGGGCGTCGGTCGACGCCGCCATGTCCACCGCGGTGCGTACGGTCGGGGTGGCCCTGGTCCTTGCCACGATCACAACAGCCGTCGGCTTCCTCACGAACGTCGCCAACGACCTGCCGGCGCTCCGGGAGTTCGGGCTCCTGGCCGCAGTCGGGATCGTGTTCTCGTTCCTGCTCATGCTCACGTTCGTCCCGGCGGTCCGCCAGCTGCTCGACAGGCGTGCCGAGCGTGGCGACAGGCTCGACCGGGCCAGCCTCGTCGGCGGTGAGTCGAAGACCTTGCCGCGGGTCATCGGTAGCACGTCGGGGCTGGCGACCAGATTGGCAGTGCCGACGCTCGTCGTTGCCCTGGTCCTCGGGGTCATCGGGTCGTACGGGGTCACCCAGCTCGAGACGAGGTTCAGCTTCATCGACTTCATCCCGACCACGTCACCATTGCGGCAGACGTTCGAGGCCCTCCTCATCGACTTCGGGGGCGGCTTCGGCGAGAGCACCCAGGTCCTCGTCGAGGGCGACGTCGCGACGGTGGATGCCTGGAACGCCATGGTCGTCGCCAACGGCAACCTGCTCGACACCCCGAACGTCGTGACCTTCGGGGGACAGCCGGATGCGAGCTCGCCGCTGGCGGCGATCGCTCCGCTCGCCGCCGACGGATCCCCGACGTTCGACCAGGGCGTCGGCGCTGCGCTCGAGGCCGCCGGCGCCGGTGAGGACCTCACGGTCGGCGATGGGGCCGACGTGGCCGCGATATACGACGCGGCCTACACCGCGGCGCCCGACGGGATGGCTGCCGTGCTCAATCGCTCGGGAGACTCGTATGACGGGCTCCTCTTCGACGTCACCACACAGGCGGGGGAGGCCGGAGCCGGACAGTTGCGAGACGACGTGCTCGCAGACTTCGCTCCGATGTCCGGCGAGGGCCTCTCGGTCGTGGCGACGTCCGACGAGATCATCGGCGACGTCGTCGTCACCACGCTGCGGGACTCTCAGGTGTCGTCGCTGCTGCTCACCCTGTTGGCCGCCCTCGTGCTCCTCGTCGCCAACTTCTGGTACGAGGCCCGCAGGCCCATGCTGGGAGTGATCACGACGCTTCCCGTCGTGCTCGTCGTCGTCCTGTCGTTCACCCTCATGGTGCTGTTCGGCATCCCGTTCGGGCCGGTCACTGCCACGATCGCGGCGCTCGCCATCGGCATCGGCATCCCGTACATGATCCACATCACGCACCGCTACCTGGAGGAGCGGGTGCGGTTCGAGTCGTCGGCGGATGCGATCAAGTCGACGTTGACCCATACAGGCGGGGCGCTCGCCGGGTCGGCGGTCACGACCATCGCCGGCTTCGGGATCCTGGTGACGTCGACGACGATCCCGTTCCGGCAGTTCGGGTTCGTCACCGCCTACACCATCCTGCTGGCGCTGCTCGCCGCCGTCCTGGTCCTGCCAGCCATGCTCTTCACATGGGACCGCTGGCACGAGAAGAAGGGCTCCCGCTCCTTCGACGAGGTCGCCTACCGCGAGGCGATGGAGCCCCAGCGAGAGGCGTCGTGA
- the thrS gene encoding threonine--tRNA ligase, translating into MHLTFPDESVHAFDDGVTGLTVARSIGPRLADAAVAVSVDGALLDLAAEIASGGRFEVITESSEEGRHVIRHSAAHVLAQAVLDLHPGAKFAIGPPITDGFYYDFDIGRPFTPEDVEAIEGRMAEIIEEDQPFHRQVLSKDEALAVFADQPFKTEIIEGVDEDEGAGSSEVSVYRNLGFVDLCRGPHLPSTGRIEAVKLLRTAGAYWRGDENKPQLQRIYGTAWESQAALADHLARLEEAERRDHRRIGVEQELFSFPAELGAGLAVWHPKGGLLRKAVEDYSRRTHLAHGYQIVASPHVAKAELWNTSRHLDFYADGMYPGMTLDEQTEYRMKPMNCPFHILIYRSRSRSYRELPLRLFELGTVYRYERSGVLHGLLRARGFTQDDAHIFVEEAQVPDELQNLLDFTLMVLRDFGFNQFEADLSTRDPDKWMGDLAMWDRATEALRESLVKADIPHELAEGEAAFYGPKIDVHIRDAIGRRWQLSTLQVDFGQPDNFDLLYATGENSRERPVMIHRALMGSLERFIGILIEHYAGALPGWLAPVQATIVPVADRHHGYASEVAAGMIDAGLRTEVDESDETVGEKIRRAITSKHPAVIVVGDRDVEAGTVGVRVRGDDSERRGVPLDEAIAELTELCKPPR; encoded by the coding sequence GTGCACCTCACGTTCCCGGACGAATCCGTTCACGCCTTCGATGACGGTGTCACGGGTCTGACGGTGGCGCGCAGCATCGGCCCCCGCCTCGCCGATGCGGCCGTGGCGGTGTCCGTCGACGGCGCCCTGCTCGACCTCGCCGCAGAGATCGCTTCCGGCGGCCGATTCGAGGTGATCACCGAGTCCTCCGAAGAAGGCCGCCACGTCATCCGGCATTCGGCCGCGCATGTGCTGGCGCAGGCCGTGCTCGATCTTCATCCCGGCGCCAAGTTCGCCATCGGGCCGCCGATCACGGACGGGTTCTACTACGACTTCGACATCGGCCGCCCGTTCACACCCGAGGACGTCGAGGCGATCGAGGGTCGCATGGCCGAGATCATCGAGGAGGACCAGCCGTTCCACCGGCAGGTCCTTTCCAAGGACGAGGCCCTGGCGGTGTTCGCCGACCAGCCGTTCAAGACCGAGATCATCGAAGGCGTCGACGAGGACGAGGGCGCCGGAAGCTCCGAGGTCTCCGTGTACCGAAACCTCGGTTTCGTAGACCTCTGCCGGGGCCCGCACCTTCCGTCCACCGGACGCATCGAAGCCGTCAAGCTCTTGCGCACGGCCGGCGCCTACTGGCGAGGGGACGAGAACAAACCGCAACTGCAGCGCATCTATGGCACGGCCTGGGAGTCGCAAGCGGCCCTGGCCGACCACCTGGCCCGGCTCGAGGAAGCGGAGCGACGCGACCACAGGCGGATCGGCGTGGAGCAGGAGCTCTTCTCGTTCCCGGCCGAGCTCGGCGCAGGACTGGCCGTGTGGCATCCAAAGGGCGGGCTGCTGCGCAAGGCCGTCGAGGACTACAGCAGGCGGACCCACCTCGCTCACGGCTACCAGATCGTGGCGTCGCCCCACGTCGCCAAGGCCGAGCTGTGGAACACATCCCGCCACCTCGACTTCTACGCGGATGGCATGTACCCGGGGATGACGCTCGACGAGCAGACCGAGTACCGGATGAAGCCGATGAACTGCCCGTTCCACATCCTCATCTACCGGAGCCGCAGCAGGAGCTACCGCGAGTTGCCGCTCCGCCTCTTCGAGCTGGGCACCGTGTACCGCTACGAGCGCTCGGGTGTGCTCCACGGGCTGCTGCGGGCGCGCGGTTTCACCCAGGACGACGCCCACATCTTCGTCGAGGAGGCGCAGGTGCCGGACGAGCTCCAGAACCTCCTCGACTTCACGCTCATGGTGTTGCGGGACTTCGGCTTCAACCAATTCGAAGCCGACCTGTCGACTCGCGACCCGGACAAGTGGATGGGCGACCTGGCGATGTGGGACAGGGCAACCGAGGCTCTGCGCGAGTCGCTCGTCAAAGCCGACATCCCTCATGAGTTGGCCGAGGGCGAGGCGGCCTTCTACGGGCCGAAGATCGACGTTCACATCCGCGACGCCATCGGGCGGCGCTGGCAGCTCTCGACATTGCAGGTCGACTTCGGGCAGCCGGACAACTTCGACCTGCTGTACGCAACCGGCGAGAACTCGCGGGAGCGACCGGTGATGATCCACCGCGCCCTGATGGGGTCGCTGGAGCGCTTCATCGGGATCCTCATCGAGCACTATGCAGGCGCCCTCCCGGGCTGGCTCGCCCCCGTCCAGGCGACGATCGTCCCGGTCGCCGACCGCCACCACGGGTACGCCTCCGAGGTGGCCGCCGGGATGATCGACGCCGGGCTTCGCACCGAGGTCGACGAGTCGGACGAGACGGTCGGTGAGAAGATCCGCCGGGCCATCACCTCCAAGCACCCAGCCGTGATCGTCGTCGGCGACAGGGACGTCGAAGCGGGCACGGTGGGCGTTCGTGTGCGGGGCGACGACAGCGAGCGGCGTGGCGTTCCGCTCGACGAAGCCATCGCCGAGCTGACCGAGCTGTGCAAGCCGCCCCGGTGA
- a CDS encoding aminoglycoside phosphotransferase family protein codes for MEPLELADRLAGGGRVQELTSIDRVLGVNRIYRLWTDQESRIVKIYGTPARERRERHALDALGHLDGMPTVLDRGAEGDLQWVIFEDAGRWNIGSLPENIGIARRAGEILARIHESESAPLSNLSRGIDQEWVTVDFMSTFRRLERYRGKIGITMDLIEQARRVRPPYASEPRVAHTNAVPENFLVDDDGNVTLINWEWATLAPPEWDLSKAMWLSGLKSGQTASRGLQEGYGRALEPEQLDRWTVYHAGMMLVFEAENTMRTDLDEFDYLLAELQRAVTAAASAD; via the coding sequence GTGGAACCGTTGGAGCTCGCCGACAGACTCGCAGGTGGTGGACGCGTCCAGGAGCTGACGAGCATCGACCGCGTCCTGGGAGTGAATCGAATCTACCGGCTGTGGACCGATCAGGAGAGCCGGATCGTGAAGATCTACGGCACGCCTGCCCGGGAGCGCAGGGAACGGCACGCCTTGGATGCCCTCGGGCACCTCGACGGTATGCCGACCGTGCTCGACCGGGGCGCCGAAGGCGACCTCCAATGGGTCATCTTCGAGGACGCCGGCCGGTGGAACATCGGGTCACTGCCCGAGAACATCGGCATCGCCAGGAGGGCGGGCGAGATCTTGGCGAGGATCCACGAGTCGGAGTCCGCTCCACTGTCGAACCTGTCACGGGGGATCGACCAGGAGTGGGTGACCGTCGACTTCATGTCGACGTTCCGCCGCCTCGAGCGTTACCGAGGCAAGATCGGGATCACCATGGACCTCATCGAGCAGGCGCGCCGGGTGCGCCCGCCGTACGCCTCCGAACCGCGGGTGGCGCACACGAACGCCGTGCCCGAGAACTTCCTGGTGGACGACGACGGCAACGTGACGCTCATCAACTGGGAGTGGGCCACTCTGGCGCCCCCGGAGTGGGACCTGTCGAAAGCCATGTGGCTCTCGGGCCTCAAGTCGGGGCAGACTGCGTCGCGTGGCCTCCAGGAGGGCTACGGGCGGGCGCTCGAGCCGGAGCAGCTCGACCGGTGGACGGTCTATCACGCCGGCATGATGCTCGTGTTCGAAGCCGAGAACACGATGCGCACCGACCTCGACGAGTTCGACTACCTGCTCGCCGAGCTGCAGCGGGCCGTCACCGCGGCGGCCAGCGCAGACTGA
- the mshD gene encoding mycothiol synthase yields the protein MEWEAYQPVQHRTALDVLLAAVEARDGLPALTEYKLLRVDRPDRSRGSVAVAGDAVAAYVQAAPHRQSDGAEHWAIEIAVAPGAELFHEALEVAVAQVPGGARYVVWAWTSEAQRLLAAAGFTATRTLHRLERPLPIGAGPDWPSHITPSTFRPGIDEEAWLATNNAAFAGHEENGSIDLADLALRTAQPWFDPRGVVMAWDGDVLAGSCWTKLHGDGVGEIYIVGVHPEARGGGLGRALVLAGLADLHDRQGAEVGMLYVDGANEAAMWLYRDLGFRAVFTNCMYERG from the coding sequence GTGGAGTGGGAGGCCTATCAGCCGGTGCAGCACCGAACCGCTCTGGATGTGCTGCTGGCGGCGGTCGAGGCGAGGGACGGTTTGCCGGCCTTGACCGAGTACAAGTTGCTGCGTGTCGACAGGCCCGACAGGTCCAGGGGGTCGGTCGCCGTCGCAGGGGACGCAGTGGCGGCGTACGTCCAGGCGGCACCGCACCGCCAGTCGGACGGCGCCGAGCACTGGGCGATCGAGATCGCAGTCGCCCCGGGGGCCGAGCTCTTCCACGAGGCCCTCGAGGTCGCAGTGGCACAGGTTCCCGGCGGCGCCAGGTACGTCGTGTGGGCGTGGACGAGCGAGGCCCAGCGTCTACTGGCAGCGGCCGGATTCACGGCCACGCGGACCTTGCACCGCTTGGAGCGTCCACTTCCGATCGGAGCCGGTCCGGACTGGCCTTCGCACATCACGCCATCGACGTTCCGTCCCGGGATCGACGAGGAGGCGTGGTTGGCCACGAACAACGCGGCGTTCGCAGGGCACGAGGAGAATGGGTCGATCGACCTGGCGGACCTGGCGCTGCGAACCGCCCAGCCATGGTTCGATCCCCGAGGTGTCGTGATGGCGTGGGACGGCGACGTCCTCGCAGGATCGTGTTGGACGAAGCTGCACGGCGACGGAGTCGGTGAGATCTACATCGTGGGCGTGCACCCGGAGGCGCGGGGAGGCGGGCTCGGGAGGGCGCTCGTGCTCGCCGGCCTTGCGGACCTCCACGACCGCCAGGGCGCCGAGGTCGGGATGCTCTACGTCGACGGCGCAAACGAGGCGGCCATGTGGCTGTACAGGGACCTCGGGTTCCGTGCGGTGTTCACGAACTGCATGTACGAGCGGGGTTGA